In Brassica napus cultivar Da-Ae chromosome C2, Da-Ae, whole genome shotgun sequence, the sequence ttacataatatatactaattattatttatgaaattattgaaactaataatatattactttaaaatataacttttataattttatcatattacaGTTGATTTAGCTTGGAAGTgggtgtattaatttattatcatgAGAAAATTAGttattgaaataaaattaaaatctgatactcttagaaataaaaaaatattagttatttttactttatattttcttcaaccccttatattaaattgaaatagaaatcaaataggaaaaatagaaatcaaataggaaaaatataaatcattacatttttcaatttttgttaatttaaaaattttgtgttcTCTAACAAAAAACAAtgttagttgtttttttttaaatcaaaccaacaaaatttaatacaatttacaATTTGAACTtagaataaaacatattatatttattattgcaATATAAAgtacattttcaaaaaatttataaattaaaatatatttaatataaaatagttttagtgtaaactTTTCCGTCCGTAGGGCGGACCAACCCCTAGTAGACTATAAAATTGAGTAAAAGAACAGAGCTAAAGGTATAACATCTGGTAGAATTACAATTAAATACGATAGTTAGATATTTAGATGATGAATGTATATAGACTCAAAACAACATAGATATCTGATATAGTTAATTGTAATAATCGTTTTGGTGTGTATCTCAGTAATATTATGGTTTTAATGTGTTTCTTGATGTATACAGCAAAGCTAATGATGTGAAAAAATTTCTTATGATAGATCTAAAAagttttttgtcacaaatatagactttaaaaataaaaagaccaaaatagatttaaatcttttatcaaaacaaaacaagtaaatatacacttatacacCTAggattaattaatctagacattaggatttagagttaagggatggggtttaggatttagggtttagagtttagagtttagggtttagagttgattaTGTGGTTATTCTTCTTGCTCTGTTTCTGTTTGTTAGTTCTTATTTATCATCCAAAAGTCAAAATTGATTTCActgactataaataatttatggtTGGAACTCCCGAAACCCAAAATGGTTTTACAGTTTATGTGTTGGTTACATGTCTGCTCGTTTTCTGATACTAATTATAACTGGACTTTAAAACcctttggaaaatattttacagTTTATGTGTAGTActgtaaaatattttcttttacttgAATGTTATAATTAGTATCAGAAAACGAGCAGACATGTAACCAACACATAAACTCTCCGTATTTTTTTTACTTGACGTTTTGACTTTTGAATGATTTCACACAATTTAAGAAAGTTATTCCAATGTCTAGTCTATCATTCTGTAATTGTTGTAATATGTAATTTACTTTCGATCGTAAATCATTAATAAGTCAAATGCAAGGGTAAATGAGGTCCAAATGCATAGAATTTTGGAAAAAGTCATATATTTTGACACAAAATAAAAGTTCCAAAACCTCGTATATAACAatacagagggagtatatattaAGAACTGAAACAGAACTCAAAataaattgaagaaaaaacattgactatttttttttggagaaaaaatGACATAGAAGATCTGAGTTGGATAAAAACTCATATCCCTGGATTatgtggtatatttggaaagcaaAGAATGATAAACTTTTCAGAGGAATAGACAGAAACCCCTTGAAAACTGTCCGACATACTGAATTAGAATGCAAAACAGCAAATAAGAGGAACAAACAGTTAGAATAACCCCCGGAGCACATAACAAATTCAGAGAGAAGTCTAATAGATGGTTCATGGACACATGACACATTCTTTAGTAGTTATGGGTGGACATGGAAAACCTCAGGAGGAGCAACTCAACTATTGGGAGCAAGAAACCAACGCCGAAGAATCTCACCACTTCATTTTGAGCTTGAGACCCTTTTATGGGTGATGGAGTGCATGCTTCAACTATCGACGTGTCAGGCTTTTGGCACCGATTGTAAGGATCTCATCTCAATGATTCAAGACCCAGGAGCATGGCCCAACTTCTCCACTGAACTAGATGAGCTGCAGAAGCTGAAGAGCATATTCCCAGAGTtctcatattgtttttattcctCGAACTGAAAATGTATCGTCTGATTCATTAGCTAATATACCGAGATCCTTTCATAGGAACCTGTATTACATTGGTTGTTTTATTCCAGTCTGTtttcccagaccacctcaagcttgagtaatagatcAGCCGTccgatgtaaaaaaaataaataaataaataaattgaagaaaaaacatatGGTTTTGGAAAATACTCTTTCatgaaaaaagaacaaaagcagaaaacaaaaaacaaaaaaacaaaaaacaaaaacgaaaGATTGAATCTCTATAGCAGCTTCAAGACaaaaacaagaaattgatggTGTAGCTTTTTCTTAACTAGTAATGGTGTAGTTATGTTGTGAAAGTAGTGGTTACACCTAAATCACTAATCTAACTTTAAAACCCTTTGACGTTTGTTAAGAAAAAACAGGTAGAAACTCCTcttgtatctcttcttctccatcatgCTAACTAGAATCATTTTCCTCATCGCCGTCTCTACTTCTGTTATCGTCGTCCTTCTACTTGCTTTATTCTCTCCCGTTCCTGATTACGACCCACCAGAATCActattctccttctctctctatgTTCAACAAACCCAAATCCCGTCCTCCTCCTATATCTCTCGCAGGTCAAGTCAACGCATGGCGGAGACCCACCGCAGaggaggcggaggaggaggagcattgATTTTCCGGCGTACTCTTACGGAGGGACCCGATAACAATTCTCGGATCGTGGGGAAAGCTGAGGGATTTATAATCCCGCATGAAGACTTTGCTAATTCGAATTTTAACGTTATATATTTGACGTTGGAGAGTCCTGAGTACACGGGGAGTGTTAGTATTAGAAGCAGAGACATGGCACATAAATTGGAAGAGGTTATGAAGGTTGTAGGAGGGACAGGAGCTTTTGCCTTTGCTCGTGGAATTGCCATGTTCGCTGAAGTTGGTGCTGAGGAAGAAGCTGTAACTTACCGTGTTAAACTTCTGCTTAGATTTCCACATACTTCTAAAATCGATTCACAATGATGGAcactttttgtttttacatattaataaatttatatacgcATTAAATACTTATTCTGTAACGGCCAGGACTTTTAGAACCGGTTTGgtttacttttttcttttaattaaactCACTAACCCGTAGTTTCTTTTTGGGTTAATTAATTATCTCAACCTTTTGTTTTTGTGAACCAAACCATGCAtcatatctaaactattaaaacaggaaTACAAATAAGATTTAACCCTGAGTTTTCCTCAATAATTACAATCTAATGCCATTGAAATTAAAACACGGTCATTTAATGCATTAGCTACCTAATTCTCATCGTTCGCCAGCCCTAACCCATATTATTTTCTGTATCTCCACGAAAGAAGCCTTCACGATGAAAGAAGCCTTCACGATGGAAGCGTTCTTCGACGTTCGAATCAAAGATGAGGTGATGCTGCTCTTAGATAGAAACTGTGAGTTCACAGGAAACTTGGTGTCAAATTGGATTTGAGGATAAACCATGTGGAACTTGGATTAAGTTTGGTGATATCAGATTCTGATTTCAAGGTTATTTCCAATTCAAAATCACACCATTTTAATCTTCTAGGGTTTCGTTAGAAAATCCACTTAGGTCTTTACGAATAAATCATAACAATTTAAAAGTATGATTATAGGAAAGGTTGCATTTGCTGGGTTGATTTGCGATGTAAAGATGTCTAATTCACCGTGAAGTTGGAAAAAAATCAATTGTATCTCTTTGTTATGAGAAAGGTTTTgaagttttgtctcatgtcttggttctctctctgtttcatctCTTTAACACGAATGGTGAtacattttctttctttcttgattCAGGTATTAATGCTTCTTATGGCAATGAACGAGCCAACTAGATTTTCAAAATGGAAAAGGATTAGAAGTCATCAGTGTAAGAAATTAGGTCTTTCTTTGGCTGcttatttgtatttatgtttGTTCGTCATTCATCTTTCCTTCTTTACTTTCTTAAGTCATGCCTTTGTTGCGACAGAATACTTCAAACCGGAAAATCGGTTGTAAAGGGAACCATCTACGCCAGAGATTTATGGTGAGTTCTTAAACATGTGCCTTTTGGCTTCTTTTTGTGGTTTTAGCTTTCCTGGTTGGTAAACACTTGAATGTGGCTCAAGAATCTTTGCAGAAGTTAAAAGAGTTCGGTATAAGGTTACATCATTAACCACTACTGTCCTAAGTGTTGGAAATGTCCTAAAATCATTTGTACTTACTCTAGTTAAAGTCGTAACATCAAGGTTAGACAATCGTATAATATTAAGTGGTTGTAATGTTTTGCTAGAAACCACTTATAATCTATGGATTGAGAATCAattactaatattatatgatcctaCAGGGTCACACACCTAAGAAAACTAGATCAACGATACTTTCAGTTCGGAAATAATGATATAACCTTGTTATATCTATTGTGGTATTATTAAGTTAATAATGTGTTACATATGATGTAACCATACACGTTTTGTTGGTTAATTAATTATTGGGCTTGGCCCATAAATTACATTAACTAGACCTAATTGCCTTAGGGTTTAGCAAACTCATATATGATGAGTACGTCAGACATAAGGGTAAAAGTACGAGCCGCATAACTCAAGGGACAACGAGATAAAGCAAAATAGTTTGTTTTGAGATTTGATCTCGACGGCACTAGCATCCCGTTTCGATCTAGTTTGTGTGCGTATGGATACCAGTAGAGGCACATCATTTGGAGTGCTAGAAAACTTCGGTTAGTTTTATTTACTTTCCGCTGCAAAACATCCAGGTATATTCGAAACCGTAGATCtagattaattttattattggcATGAGATTCTAGGCAAAATAAATTCATAGgttgatttataaattgttataaacCGGTACGAATTCTTACAGTGGTATCAAAACCTAGTTGTTTAATACTggaattgtttttttgtttgaacttGATATGTTAGCTTGTTAATAGAAACCCTAATTTGATTATAGTATCTTACAGTATAATGATATTGATTGATAACTAGAACCGGCATGTCAAGTTAAACAATTAGAACATCCGAACGTCTATATGAGACACACGTTTTGGTTGAAGTGCCTTTAAAACTAATGTGCTTATGCTCACAATAAGATTATACGAACATTGTGATTACTGTAATCAATTAGTTTTAACATGCTTTTGTCTCGTAGTGGTTTCTTGCATGTATCGTATGTGCAAAatgcattaattatatttagcacATGTATATAGTAATAATCGATTGCTTGTCTAAATTAATATGTGTATTTAAGATAGTATATCAAAGAGTTGATATAGATTCGGTAAAATCGTTTAACACGTTTTGataattttagttataattCTAATTTGATTAGAACTAAATACTAAGATTatctaattaataattttaattagattaaattaatttaattatttatagttcaattaaaatacatataagatatgcattagttatatttatattttatattagatataaaatttaaatataaactaaaattgaattaaaatttgttcctcaattaatttcaagtatttttgatGACTACCCAATCTTATCAACTATCAAGGCTCGATTCGTTGTAAGATGGGCTTGCCAAACCAAGATGTCTGCAATTACATGAATGAGGTGGATGGTAACGGTTACCATGTGAAACAAGATTGGTTTACTTGACTAGGCTATCAAAACGGTTTTGGGCTTAGAGACATAGGTTGGATAAGATATAAGATGTCGTCTGACAACCAAGAATTATATTGGATATAATTAGCAAAGTGTTGCTTACCTAAATAGCTTTATATTCGGGCGATG encodes:
- the LOC106449751 gene encoding dirigent protein 2; this translates as MLTRIIFLIAVSTSVIVVLLLALFSPVPDYDPPESLFSFSLYVQQTQIPSSSYISRRSSQRMAETHRRGGGGGGALIFRRTLTEGPDNNSRIVGKAEGFIIPHEDFANSNFNVIYLTLESPEYTGSVSIRSRDMAHKLEEVMKVVGGTGAFAFARGIAMFAEVGAEEEAVTYRVKLLLRFPHTSKIDSQ